One Saprospiraceae bacterium DNA window includes the following coding sequences:
- a CDS encoding PQQ-dependent sugar dehydrogenase, which yields MHKLFAIALVFFTTASWLLAQPKIQLQNVATGFSRPVDIAHCGDSRLFVVEQAGKIWILDSLGNRLPEVFLDIQTRVRSNGNEQGLLGLAFPPDYATSGYFFVNYTRQTDGATRVSRFTRDALDPNKADPNSELFVLTQSQPFANHNGGCIKFGPDGYLYIALGDGGSGGDPQNNGQKKNSWLGKILRIDVSNSNASQPYTVPADNPFVGDATYLPEIWSLGWRNPWRFSFDRLTGEMWIADVGQGAREEIDFEPANTPGRNYGWRCYEGNAAYNTSGCLGASNYTPPVFDYTHGGGNGCSVTGGFVYRGSKYPDLYGCYVFADYCSGRWWYTRRNPNGTFSTSVLANFSTYQYSSFGEDKDGELYVTLLGSGSVQRVREVCSPFQIELTKIISPVCAQSFSGLLEVGASGGATPVTYAWSNGTTESAAVYLNPGTYTVAVTDGNGCVRRDTFAIEQTGPDVPVLAAADTVLCPGQSIELTASNLTVPNTLNWYLDGALFTTTTSSESSFSLSVTQPGIYAVLVVDTVCAPYSGDIEITEETILPPFVGQVGDTVVASAPCEQWLLDGQPIPGASGNTYIAQASGFYECLFTSPNGCVYTPGYQVTVSASFPPDVRHFSLAPNPTKDEVVLTLELERYESITLFLSDVGQKVVYNQSRQGQKLTVPIDLRSLPAGTYFLTIQTDAGRLVRRVVKN from the coding sequence ATGCACAAATTGTTCGCCATCGCGCTTGTCTTTTTCACCACGGCTTCTTGGCTTTTGGCCCAGCCCAAAATTCAACTTCAAAATGTCGCCACGGGCTTTTCCCGCCCAGTGGACATCGCGCATTGCGGCGACAGCCGCTTGTTTGTGGTGGAGCAGGCGGGCAAAATTTGGATACTCGACAGCCTCGGCAACCGCCTGCCAGAGGTGTTTCTCGACATTCAGACACGGGTGCGCTCCAACGGCAACGAACAGGGCTTGCTCGGTTTGGCCTTCCCGCCCGACTACGCCACGTCGGGCTATTTTTTTGTCAACTACACGCGCCAAACGGATGGGGCGACCCGCGTCTCGCGCTTCACCCGCGACGCACTCGACCCCAACAAGGCCGACCCCAACAGCGAATTGTTCGTGCTGACCCAAAGCCAGCCTTTTGCCAACCACAACGGGGGCTGCATCAAATTCGGCCCCGATGGCTACCTCTACATCGCGCTCGGCGACGGCGGCTCCGGCGGCGACCCGCAGAACAATGGCCAGAAAAAAAACTCATGGCTCGGAAAAATCCTGCGCATTGACGTGAGCAACAGCAACGCGAGCCAGCCCTACACCGTGCCTGCCGACAATCCCTTCGTGGGCGACGCGACCTACCTGCCGGAAATCTGGTCGTTGGGCTGGCGCAATCCGTGGCGATTTTCGTTCGACCGGCTCACGGGCGAAATGTGGATAGCCGACGTGGGGCAAGGCGCTCGCGAGGAGATTGATTTTGAACCTGCCAACACGCCGGGACGAAACTACGGCTGGCGATGCTACGAGGGCAACGCGGCCTACAACACGAGCGGCTGCTTGGGAGCGAGCAACTACACGCCGCCGGTATTCGACTACACGCACGGCGGGGGCAACGGATGTTCGGTGACGGGCGGCTTTGTCTATCGCGGCTCGAAGTACCCGGATTTGTATGGTTGCTATGTGTTTGCCGACTATTGCAGCGGGCGTTGGTGGTACACGCGCCGCAACCCGAACGGGACGTTCAGCACTTCGGTGCTGGCCAATTTTTCCACCTATCAGTACAGCAGTTTTGGGGAGGACAAGGATGGTGAATTGTATGTGACGCTGCTCGGTTCGGGCAGCGTACAAAGGGTGCGGGAAGTGTGCTCGCCGTTCCAAATAGAATTGACAAAAATCATAAGCCCTGTGTGCGCCCAATCTTTTAGCGGCCTGTTGGAAGTAGGCGCAAGCGGAGGAGCCACCCCTGTCACTTACGCATGGTCGAATGGCACCACTGAGTCTGCCGCTGTTTACCTCAACCCCGGCACTTACACCGTCGCGGTGACGGACGGCAACGGCTGTGTGCGGCGCGACACTTTTGCAATCGAGCAGACGGGGCCGGATGTGCCTGTTTTGGCCGCAGCCGACACGGTGCTGTGCCCCGGTCAGTCCATCGAGCTGACGGCTTCCAACCTGACAGTGCCCAACACCTTGAATTGGTATCTCGACGGGGCGCTTTTCACCACGACCACTTCCTCCGAAAGTAGTTTTTCGCTGTCTGTCACGCAGCCGGGCATCTATGCCGTTTTGGTGGTGGATACTGTTTGTGCGCCCTATTCTGGCGATATCGAGATAACGGAGGAGACGATTCTTCCCCCGTTTGTGGGGCAGGTGGGCGACACGGTGGTGGCATCCGCTCCATGCGAGCAGTGGCTGCTCGACGGCCAGCCCATTCCGGGTGCCTCAGGCAATACCTATATCGCCCAGGCATCGGGATTCTACGAATGTTTGTTCACCTCGCCCAATGGCTGCGTTTACACGCCCGGTTATCAGGTGACGGTCAGCGCGTCGTTCCCGCCCGATGTGCGTCATTTTTCGCTGGCTCCCAACCCGACGAAGGACGAGGTGGTGTTGACGTTGGAGTTGGAACGCTACGAGAGCATCACGCTCTTTTTGAGCGATGTGGGGCAAAAGGTGGTGTATAACCAATCGCGTCAAGGTCAAAAATTGACGGTGCCCATTGACCTTAGGTCGCTTCCCGCTGGGACGTATTTCCTTACGATTCAGACGGATGCGGGACGTTTGGTGAGAAGGGTGGTGAAGAACTGA
- a CDS encoding transglycosylase domain-containing protein: MEPQHLISIKAALQEKRASLYRSIVRWTWRLLAGGLLAVIILFLSISFSAIPSFRELEDPSSALASEVLANNGEVLGRYFIENRVPVAYEDLSPHLVNALIATEDERFRQHCGIDAKAVARVMFRTILMRDQSAGGGSTITQQLAKMLYSDRDFAGMGKLQKTFKLIYMKLREWITAVKLERSYTKEEILAMYLNQFNFINNAYGIHAASEVYFGKSQADLSLEEAALLIGMLQNPSYFNPVRFPERAMKRRWIVLYQMYNNGFITKEEFDRVKVIPPDMSRFKRVNFTDDRAPYLCAELKKDLARILDAPESRRPDGSKYNIYKDGLRIYTTIDPAYQLHAEAAMQEHMKKLQERFFQVWKNRDPWTYRTGDTSPKEIEIRKESLWDRVRESERYQNIRPQFFDAITKRVQQKYDFELRDADIKRMLEEEKTAGALSKMITDGYVTPEQASVYRRIMNGPEWSEIKTQYRALQAAAKKAFDTKVPMTVFSWDSPNFEKTVVMSPMDSLRYHRMHLQAGILAMDPSTSEVKAWVGGIHFKHFQFDHIRTDRQVGSTFKPFVYATAIAQQHISPCFSVYDQPVTIPARYQNFTNITDWTPKNATNSYSGARLTLKEALKNSVNSISTYLMKQMGDTEPVRGLCNNMGIDSSLGPNGRYRIPKQPSICLGVADLTVWEMTAAYATFANKGVYGTPYVIREIRDKNGRRIYSSLPEERPALPPNANYVMLEMLKYNVTGAPGVNALKSEVGGKTGTTQNQTDAWFMGVTPRLVVGTWVGGEDRWIRFTTLSDGQGSRMARPIFAGFISRLEKDPNSGYDFNARFVRPPGDLGIETNCANYTDGAAPPTRDEEFYPDNYKDIYNDELDEDRAAPAKKKRPDDTFGDQIR; this comes from the coding sequence ATGGAGCCTCAACATCTTATCTCTATCAAAGCAGCCCTGCAAGAAAAACGCGCATCGCTCTATCGCAGCATCGTTCGCTGGACCTGGCGCTTGTTGGCAGGCGGCCTTTTGGCCGTCATCATCCTGTTTTTGAGCATCAGCTTCTCCGCCATCCCCTCGTTTCGAGAGCTCGAAGACCCCAGCTCCGCATTGGCCAGCGAAGTGTTGGCCAACAACGGCGAAGTGTTGGGGCGCTACTTCATCGAGAATCGCGTCCCGGTAGCTTACGAAGACCTCAGCCCCCACCTCGTCAATGCGCTCATCGCCACGGAGGACGAGCGATTTCGGCAGCACTGCGGCATTGATGCCAAGGCTGTGGCGCGGGTGATGTTTCGCACCATCCTCATGCGCGACCAAAGCGCGGGCGGCGGCTCCACCATCACGCAGCAGCTGGCAAAAATGCTCTATTCCGACCGCGACTTCGCGGGCATGGGCAAATTGCAAAAGACCTTCAAGTTGATATACATGAAACTCCGCGAATGGATTACGGCGGTGAAACTGGAACGCAGCTACACCAAAGAGGAGATATTGGCCATGTACCTCAACCAGTTCAATTTCATCAACAACGCCTACGGCATTCACGCGGCATCGGAAGTTTATTTTGGGAAAAGCCAAGCGGACTTGAGCCTCGAGGAAGCCGCCTTGCTAATCGGGATGCTCCAAAACCCCTCTTATTTCAACCCCGTGCGCTTTCCCGAACGCGCCATGAAACGGCGCTGGATAGTACTGTATCAGATGTACAACAACGGCTTCATCACCAAAGAGGAATTCGACCGCGTGAAAGTGATACCACCCGACATGAGCCGTTTCAAGCGAGTCAACTTCACCGACGACCGCGCGCCATACCTCTGCGCCGAGTTGAAAAAAGATTTGGCCCGCATCCTCGACGCGCCCGAAAGCCGCCGCCCTGATGGCTCCAAATACAACATCTACAAAGACGGCCTTCGCATCTACACCACCATTGACCCCGCGTATCAGCTACACGCCGAGGCCGCCATGCAGGAGCACATGAAAAAACTCCAAGAGCGATTTTTCCAAGTCTGGAAAAACCGCGACCCGTGGACCTACCGCACGGGCGACACCTCTCCCAAGGAAATCGAGATACGCAAGGAATCGCTCTGGGATAGGGTGCGCGAAAGCGAGCGATACCAAAACATCCGCCCGCAATTTTTCGATGCCATCACCAAGCGCGTGCAGCAGAAATACGACTTCGAGCTACGCGATGCCGACATCAAGCGTATGTTGGAAGAAGAAAAAACAGCGGGCGCGCTCAGCAAAATGATAACGGATGGCTACGTCACCCCCGAGCAAGCATCTGTCTATCGCCGCATCATGAACGGGCCGGAGTGGTCGGAAATCAAGACGCAGTATCGCGCCCTGCAAGCAGCGGCCAAAAAGGCTTTCGACACCAAAGTGCCAATGACCGTTTTTTCGTGGGACAGCCCCAATTTTGAAAAAACGGTGGTCATGTCGCCTATGGACAGCCTGCGCTACCATCGGATGCACCTGCAAGCAGGCATCCTCGCCATGGACCCTTCCACCAGCGAGGTGAAAGCATGGGTAGGCGGCATTCATTTCAAGCATTTTCAGTTCGACCACATCCGCACCGACCGACAGGTAGGCTCCACGTTCAAGCCCTTCGTGTATGCCACCGCTATCGCGCAGCAGCACATCAGCCCGTGCTTTTCCGTCTATGACCAACCGGTGACCATCCCGGCGCGGTATCAGAATTTTACGAACATCACCGACTGGACACCCAAAAACGCCACCAACTCATACTCCGGTGCCCGGCTCACGCTCAAGGAGGCCCTCAAAAACTCGGTGAACTCCATCAGCACCTATTTGATGAAACAAATGGGCGACACCGAGCCTGTGCGCGGTCTTTGCAACAACATGGGCATAGATTCCTCGCTCGGCCCCAACGGTCGCTATCGCATACCGAAACAACCATCCATCTGCCTCGGCGTTGCCGACCTGACGGTGTGGGAAATGACTGCCGCTTATGCCACTTTCGCAAACAAAGGTGTGTATGGGACTCCTTATGTCATTCGGGAAATCAGGGACAAGAACGGCCGCCGCATTTACAGCTCGTTGCCGGAAGAACGCCCGGCCCTGCCGCCCAACGCCAATTATGTGATGCTCGAAATGTTGAAATACAATGTGACGGGCGCACCCGGTGTCAACGCCCTCAAAAGCGAGGTAGGCGGCAAGACGGGCACCACGCAAAACCAGACCGATGCTTGGTTCATGGGCGTGACACCGCGCCTCGTGGTCGGCACTTGGGTCGGCGGCGAAGACCGCTGGATTCGTTTTACCACACTCTCCGACGGTCAAGGCTCTCGCATGGCCCGACCCATTTTCGCCGGGTTCATCAGTCGCTTGGAAAAAGACCCCAACTCGGGCTACGATTTCAACGCTCGTTTTGTGCGCCCGCCCGGCGATTTGGGCATAGAGACCAACTGTGCCAATTACACGGACGGCGCCGCGCCGCCCACGCGAGACGAGGAATTTTACCCAGACAATTACAAGGACATCTACAACGACGAGCTCGATGAGGATAGAGCCGCCCCGGCCAAGAAAAAACGACCCGACGATACATTTGGCGACCAGATACGTTGA
- a CDS encoding beta-lactamase family protein: MKSSRILSQMPAVAAIILASLVLPTCADAPAQSLASFHHPKSLTAHPYLSAFLDEYDQFFANEMALTQTPGAAVVVVKDGQIVFARGYGVKVAGTQDSVDANTLFRIGSLSKGFAGVLTGILAADGLLDWDEKVQKHFPQFTLGDRQQAARVRLWHLLSHTTGLPYHAYTNLVERGYSIRKIVTDYFPKAPVKGKEGDFFAYQNAAFSIIEEVMRGATGKPYQELLFEKILRPAGMNAASCDYSTMQFAANRALPHFKTAAGWRIGDITTRYYNAVAAGGVNASAADMGAWLQVLLGHRPDIVAEATLDRVFRPVIKTDKERRIFPNWLQRDAASYALGWRVLQDGTDTIIYHGGYVNGFKGEIAFNRRDDIGVCILFNAHSELSRECIPVFFERWKDCR; the protein is encoded by the coding sequence ATGAAATCATCCCGTATCCTCTCACAAATGCCCGCGGTCGCCGCGATAATCCTCGCCTCACTCGTGCTGCCCACCTGTGCAGACGCGCCAGCGCAATCGCTGGCTTCCTTTCATCATCCGAAGTCGCTCACCGCTCATCCGTACCTCAGCGCCTTTCTCGACGAATACGACCAGTTTTTTGCCAACGAAATGGCGCTGACACAAACGCCCGGCGCAGCGGTGGTAGTCGTGAAAGACGGGCAAATCGTGTTCGCGCGTGGCTATGGCGTGAAAGTGGCTGGCACCCAAGACTCGGTGGATGCCAATACGCTGTTCAGAATCGGCTCGCTGTCAAAAGGATTCGCGGGCGTGCTGACGGGCATACTGGCAGCGGACGGCCTGCTCGATTGGGATGAAAAAGTGCAAAAGCATTTCCCCCAATTCACGCTGGGCGACCGCCAACAGGCCGCGCGCGTGCGCCTCTGGCACCTGCTGTCGCACACCACCGGGCTGCCCTACCATGCCTACACCAACCTCGTGGAGCGAGGCTACAGCATCCGAAAAATCGTGACGGACTATTTTCCCAAAGCCCCCGTAAAAGGCAAGGAAGGCGATTTTTTCGCGTATCAGAATGCCGCGTTCAGCATCATCGAGGAAGTCATGCGCGGAGCCACCGGCAAGCCATATCAGGAACTTTTGTTTGAAAAAATACTGCGCCCGGCGGGCATGAACGCTGCCTCATGCGACTACTCCACCATGCAATTCGCCGCCAACAGGGCGCTGCCCCACTTCAAAACCGCCGCCGGATGGAGAATCGGCGACATCACGACGCGCTACTACAACGCCGTGGCCGCCGGCGGGGTGAACGCCAGCGCCGCCGATATGGGCGCATGGCTGCAAGTATTGCTTGGGCATCGGCCCGACATCGTCGCGGAGGCAACGCTCGACCGCGTGTTCCGCCCCGTCATCAAGACCGACAAGGAACGCCGCATTTTCCCCAACTGGCTCCAGCGCGACGCGGCTTCCTACGCGCTGGGCTGGCGGGTGTTGCAGGATGGCACAGACACCATCATCTACCACGGCGGCTATGTGAATGGGTTCAAGGGCGAAATAGCCTTCAATCGCCGCGACGACATCGGGGTGTGCATCCTGTTCAACGCGCACTCGGAACTGAGCAGAGAGTGCATTCCCGTCTTCTTCGAGCGGTGGAAGGATTGCAGATGA
- a CDS encoding MotA/TolQ/ExbB proton channel family protein: protein MFANKNLQIVAGLGIAFVIAALMALGYHTAPSGSSLETFFFALGGKMPAGIIQAATIACFFICLFGIHALSQRIQQEEGAYMAKLLPEAEQYVLYPEDVARIKLETIDAEKRMGPRLLTDLIKQATTKFRAESSTGETLSMVETVSEMQRKSLEKEFWLISTCQTLIPTFGFLGTVWGMASAILSMGQTKPVIAAATTTATPAATPVAPAVSSTDIQALIDSMGSAFFTTILAIILGIVVSILVKRLETRVEDFQTGMKRYVVENLVNRIHK, encoded by the coding sequence ATGTTTGCCAATAAAAATCTGCAAATTGTTGCCGGTCTCGGCATTGCTTTCGTTATCGCCGCTTTGATGGCGCTCGGTTATCACACCGCTCCGTCTGGCTCTTCCTTAGAAACCTTCTTCTTCGCGCTGGGCGGCAAAATGCCCGCCGGAATCATACAGGCCGCCACGATTGCCTGCTTCTTCATCTGCTTGTTTGGCATCCACGCGCTCAGCCAGCGCATCCAGCAGGAAGAAGGGGCCTACATGGCCAAGTTGCTGCCGGAGGCCGAGCAATATGTGCTCTACCCGGAGGATGTGGCCCGCATCAAGTTGGAGACCATTGATGCCGAAAAACGCATGGGGCCGCGTTTGCTGACCGACCTCATCAAGCAAGCCACCACAAAATTCCGCGCGGAAAGCTCCACCGGCGAAACGCTCTCCATGGTGGAAACAGTGAGCGAGATGCAGCGCAAATCGCTCGAGAAAGAATTTTGGCTCATCAGCACTTGCCAGACTTTGATACCGACCTTCGGTTTCCTCGGCACGGTGTGGGGCATGGCCTCGGCGATATTGAGCATGGGCCAAACCAAACCAGTGATAGCTGCCGCCACAACGACGGCGACACCTGCCGCCACGCCTGTGGCACCTGCAGTGAGTTCTACCGACATTCAGGCGTTGATTGACTCGATGGGCTCGGCGTTTTTCACCACGATTCTGGCCATCATCTTGGGCATTGTCGTGAGCATATTGGTGAAAAGACTCGAAACGCGCGTGGAAGATTTCCAGACCGGGATGAAGCGCTATGTGGTAGAGAATCTGGTGAACAGGATTCACAAGTAG
- a CDS encoding PorT family protein has protein sequence MKKLFLLPLSLLFFQVLNAQISGVGIRPGVSLSTFKLNREYNDIYNASLRPGMSMAAFMEINLGNRFTLQPEVAFTQRGANLRSKSTIYWDGPAFGYPADYRVVDYRQKETLNYLDVPIMVEKNFGGGNVGAYVALGPGLSFGFKGKGREEITYEFPVSDGQIDIGADRFEYGIEMGSGRFDTYKGFDFSLNAGAGLLFLLENGEIGIDLRYTHGLKNLNVDGLKNRNLLVGVSYMHYIGQ, from the coding sequence ATGAAAAAATTGTTTTTGCTTCCGTTGTCACTCCTTTTCTTCCAAGTGTTGAACGCTCAAATAAGCGGCGTTGGCATACGTCCCGGTGTCAGTCTTTCCACCTTTAAACTCAACCGGGAGTACAACGACATCTATAACGCTTCGCTGCGCCCCGGTATGAGCATGGCGGCGTTCATGGAAATCAACCTTGGCAACCGTTTCACGTTGCAACCCGAAGTGGCTTTCACCCAGCGCGGTGCCAATCTGCGCAGCAAAAGCACCATCTACTGGGATGGCCCCGCTTTTGGGTATCCCGCTGACTATCGGGTGGTGGATTACCGTCAAAAAGAAACGCTCAATTATCTGGACGTGCCCATCATGGTGGAGAAAAACTTTGGCGGGGGCAATGTCGGCGCTTATGTGGCACTTGGCCCCGGGCTGTCCTTCGGATTCAAGGGCAAAGGCCGCGAGGAAATCACCTACGAGTTCCCGGTCAGCGACGGCCAAATTGACATAGGCGCCGACCGTTTTGAGTATGGCATCGAGATGGGCTCGGGTCGCTTCGACACCTACAAGGGTTTTGATTTCAGCCTCAATGCTGGCGCGGGCCTGCTCTTCTTGCTCGAAAATGGCGAAATCGGCATTGACCTCCGCTACACGCACGGTCTGAAAAATCTCAACGTGGACGGCCTGAAAAACCGGAACCTGCTGGTCGGTGTGTCGTATATGCACTACATTGGTCAATAA
- a CDS encoding sigma-70 family RNA polymerase sigma factor, translating into MTTHTNWTDESLLAAIQSGGAARESALRHIYLFPGLRETVVRHILDNGGSRSDAQDVFQEALVLFDRNLREGRFEGKSALATYFVAIAKWRWVTLRRQQGRYQELSPAQYDGTVESPEADTLRNEHRELLAEAMGHIGERCRELLRRYQLDYSMEEIAREMGYANAETAKKEAYRCRMRLRELLENHPLWTEYLG; encoded by the coding sequence ATGACAACCCACACGAATTGGACCGACGAATCGCTCCTTGCCGCCATTCAAAGCGGCGGAGCAGCACGCGAATCCGCCCTTCGGCACATCTATCTTTTCCCCGGGCTGCGAGAGACCGTCGTTCGGCACATACTCGACAACGGCGGTAGCCGCAGCGACGCCCAAGATGTTTTTCAAGAAGCGCTCGTGCTCTTCGACCGCAACTTGCGCGAAGGAAGATTTGAAGGCAAAAGCGCATTGGCCACCTATTTCGTGGCCATCGCCAAATGGCGTTGGGTCACCTTGCGCCGCCAGCAAGGTCGCTATCAGGAACTTTCGCCCGCCCAATACGATGGCACGGTGGAAAGTCCAGAAGCCGACACACTTCGCAACGAGCACCGCGAACTGTTGGCCGAGGCGATGGGGCACATCGGCGAGCGATGCCGCGAATTACTGCGCCGCTACCAGTTGGACTACTCGATGGAAGAAATCGCGCGCGAAATGGGCTATGCCAATGCCGAGACCGCCAAGAAAGAGGCTTATCGCTGTCGTATGCGCCTGCGCGAGCTTCTGGAAAACCACCCGCTTTGGACGGAATATCTTGGTTAG
- the recO gene encoding DNA repair protein RecO, translating to MLLSTRGIVFRSMKYGETSVIADIFTEEKGLHSFIAGSVRTAKARMPYSLFQPMTAVDMVCYYREGTGSLHRLKEFRAAEIWAQIPFDIRRGAVALFMAEVCRKSIHEAEENRELFEFLLDNLRWLDSTPHPIANLHLHFLLSLSGFLGFQPQTDMAEEQAELFFDLKEGSFSPVPPLQSHYLEPLQTAQLVALLRSPLQLCHEIALNKAERKSLLQRLLQFYQLHVPGFSDIHTPEVLEMVL from the coding sequence ATGCTTTTGTCCACGCGCGGCATTGTATTTCGCTCGATGAAATACGGCGAGACAAGCGTCATCGCTGACATTTTTACCGAAGAAAAAGGGCTGCATTCGTTCATTGCCGGCAGCGTCCGCACGGCGAAGGCTCGAATGCCGTACAGTCTTTTTCAACCCATGACGGCGGTTGACATGGTGTGCTACTACCGCGAGGGGACAGGCTCCCTCCATCGCCTGAAAGAATTTCGCGCTGCCGAGATTTGGGCTCAAATCCCTTTTGACATTCGCCGGGGAGCCGTGGCACTTTTCATGGCGGAGGTGTGTCGAAAAAGCATCCACGAGGCGGAGGAAAACCGCGAATTGTTCGAGTTCCTGCTGGACAATCTGCGCTGGCTCGATAGCACCCCCCACCCTATCGCCAACCTGCACCTGCATTTCCTGCTGTCCCTTTCGGGGTTTCTTGGTTTTCAGCCACAAACAGATATGGCAGAGGAGCAGGCAGAGTTGTTTTTTGATTTGAAAGAAGGCTCCTTCAGCCCTGTGCCGCCCCTACAATCACATTATTTGGAGCCATTGCAAACCGCCCAATTGGTGGCGCTGCTGCGCAGCCCGCTCCAGCTTTGCCACGAAATCGCCCTGAACAAGGCCGAGCGCAAGTCCCTATTGCAACGGCTTTTGCAATTCTACCAGCTCCATGTGCCGGGATTCTCGGACATCCACACGCCAGAGGTGCTTGAAATGGTACTCTGA
- a CDS encoding DUF2721 domain-containing protein, whose protein sequence is MDLPIQTPALLFPAVSLLLIAYTNKFLAIANLIRKLVSDYEHNKQHHLFSQIHSLRRRLMLIRWMQVFGVASILVCVVTMFFIYEGWQIWAKILFALSLLLMMASLVISLMEIFLSAGALRVLLRELEEMEKR, encoded by the coding sequence ATGGATTTACCGATTCAGACCCCCGCCTTGCTTTTTCCCGCCGTCTCGCTGCTGCTCATCGCTTACACCAACAAGTTTTTGGCCATTGCCAATCTCATCCGCAAGCTGGTGTCGGACTACGAGCACAACAAGCAACATCATCTTTTTAGCCAAATTCACAGCCTTCGCCGCCGCCTGATGCTGATTCGGTGGATGCAGGTGTTTGGCGTGGCGAGCATCTTGGTCTGTGTTGTTACCATGTTTTTCATTTACGAGGGCTGGCAGATTTGGGCAAAAATCCTCTTTGCGCTCAGCCTTTTGCTGATGATGGCCTCTTTGGTTATCAGTCTCATGGAGATTTTCCTGTCGGCGGGTGCGCTGCGGGTATTGTTGCGCGAATTGGAGGAAATGGAAAAAAGGTGA